Proteins encoded together in one Streptomyces sp. NA04227 window:
- a CDS encoding A/G-specific adenine glycosylase, with protein MTAPTKPLQSTAAETPSAHRALHEPVITWFEDNARDLPWRRPEAGAWGVMVSEFMLQQTPVARVLPVYEQWMTRWPRPADLAEEAPGEAVRAWGRLGYPRRALRLHGAALAITERHGGDVPAQHAQLLALPGIGEYTAAAVASFAYGQRHAVLDTNVRRVFARAVTGSQYPPNATTAAERRLARALLPEDEHTASRWAAASMELGAVVCTARNENCGGCPISEHCAWRLAGKPEHVGPPRRTQAYAGTDRQVRGKLLAVLRESSGPVPRQVLERVWDDRIQRARALDGLVADGLVEPLPGGLYRLPTRTPGGPVR; from the coding sequence ATGACTGCGCCAACGAAGCCCTTGCAGAGCACAGCTGCCGAAACACCCAGCGCGCACCGCGCACTTCACGAACCAGTGATCACGTGGTTCGAGGACAACGCTCGCGACCTGCCGTGGCGGCGCCCCGAAGCGGGCGCCTGGGGAGTGATGGTCAGCGAGTTCATGTTGCAGCAGACCCCCGTCGCCAGGGTGCTGCCCGTGTACGAGCAATGGATGACCCGCTGGCCCCGCCCCGCCGACCTCGCCGAGGAGGCACCCGGCGAAGCCGTGCGCGCCTGGGGCCGCCTCGGCTACCCGCGGCGTGCGCTGCGGCTGCACGGGGCCGCGCTGGCCATAACGGAACGCCACGGCGGCGACGTACCCGCCCAGCACGCGCAGCTGCTCGCGCTGCCCGGCATCGGCGAGTACACGGCCGCGGCGGTGGCCTCCTTCGCGTACGGGCAGCGGCATGCCGTACTGGACACCAATGTGCGCCGGGTCTTCGCGCGTGCGGTGACCGGCAGCCAGTACCCGCCCAACGCGACCACGGCCGCCGAACGCCGCCTCGCCCGCGCGCTGCTGCCCGAGGACGAACACACCGCCTCCCGCTGGGCGGCCGCGTCGATGGAGCTGGGCGCGGTGGTGTGCACCGCGCGCAACGAGAACTGCGGCGGCTGCCCGATCTCCGAGCACTGCGCCTGGCGGCTGGCCGGAAAACCGGAACACGTCGGCCCGCCGCGGCGCACCCAGGCCTACGCGGGCACCGACCGCCAGGTGCGCGGCAAACTCCTCGCCGTACTGCGCGAGTCCTCCGGCCCGGTGCCGCGCCAGGTACTGGAACGCGTCTGGGACGACCGCATCCAGCGCGCCCGCGCACTCGACGGCCTGGTCGCCGACGGCCTGGTCGAACCCCTCCCGGGCGGCCTGTACCGCCTGCCGACCCGTACCCCTGGCGGCCCCGTCCGCTGA